GGAGGAGGCCTCCGCCCTGGCCGCCGTGGCGAAGGCCCAGGAGGCGCTGGAGGAATGCCGGCGCGCCGTGGAGACGCTGGAGCGCGAACGGGAAACGCTCCGCCAGAAGACCTTCGCGCAGGCCCAGGAGCACTCCCGCCTGAGCGCCGTCTCCTCCCGTTTGGAGGAGGACCTCCGGAAGGCCGCCGAGCGCGAGCGCCGCCTTCAGAGGGAGGAGGAGAGCCTCCGCGAACGGGAGGCCGCCGCCGAGGCGTCGTGGACGGATCTCGCGGCGCGGAAGGAGGAGGCCGAGGCCGCCCTCTCCCGATGCAGGGAAGAGGCGGAGGTCCGCTCCAAGGAGGCCGTGGGGTTGGAATCCCAGGTGCGACTCGCCCAGGAAGCCCTGGCCGCCGCGCGCAAGGATCTGGCCGTGGCCGAGAGCGAAGTCCGGGTCCTGGAGGAGCACGCGGCGGCCCTGCGCTCTTCCGCCCATTCCTTGGTCTCGGCTCGGCTCCCTGGCGCGGGAGAGAGGGGACTGGCCCGCTTGCTGGCCCCGGCGCCCGAAGGCCTTCTCCCTGCCCTGGCCGCGGTTCTGGGGGATCTCCTGGCGGGTTACGTGGACGCGCCCTGGGAGTCGCTCCCGGATCTCATCGGCGCCTTGGGAACGGAGCGGGCCGGCCAGGCCGTCTTTTTCCTCCCCGGAGCGGGTGGTCCCCACCCGCCCAAGGCGCCCAAGGGCACGCTCGGTTACCTCCACGAGCAGGAGGGTCTCCCGGAGGAGGTCCGCCGCCTCATCCCCCGCGCCCTCCTGACCCGGACCGCCGAGGCCGCCCGCCAGACCGCATCCGCCACCGGGTTTCCCGCCGTGAGCCTGGACGGCGTTCTCGTCCACCCCGACGGGTGGGTGCGAGGCGGTTCCGGTGGCACGGGCGCCTCCTCGCTCCTGGAGCACGAACACCGGCTTCGTCAGGCGGCCCGGGCCGCGAAGGAGGCCTCCCGGGCCGTGGTCCGGGCCGAGGAGCAGGAGGCCGCGGCGGTGCGGGCCGCGGAGGAAGGCCGGATCGCCCTCGAGGCGGCCCGCCTCGCCGAGAAGAGGGCCGCCGAGGCCCAGGCCCTCCTGGAGCGCGATGCGATGAATCTGGACGGAGAGCGCCGCCGGCTCGCCGCCTCCCGGGACCTCCTCGAAGGCGAGGTCCTGCAGGCCCGTGAGGAGAGGGAGTCCTTCGAGGCTCAGCGAAAGGACCTGGCGGCCAGGATCGAGGCCTCCGACCGGGCCCGCCGGGAGGCGGACGCCGCCCTCCAGGCGTCGGAAGAGCGCCATGCCCGGGCCCGAGCCGCCCTGGAGGCGGCCCATGAGGCCGTGGCCGAGAGCCGGGCGCGCCACTCGGAGGTGAGCCAGCGCCACCGGTCGGCTCAGAACGCCAGGAAGCACGCGGAGGAAGCCAAGGCCCAGTTGTCGGCCACCGACGGGCGACTGGCTTCCGAATTCTCCGACCTCTCGGAGCGCGTTTCCGCCCTGGAGAAGGCCGTAACCTCCGGTCAGCAGGAGTTGAGAACGCTCATCCTCGCCCTCGAGGGGGACCGCGACCGCAAGCGTCGCTCGGAGGAGGATCACGCCCGGCTTTCGGAAGAACTGTCCCGCATCGAGGAACGGGTCCGGGAGGCCCGGGAATCGGCGGCCGAGGTGAGGGAGGAGCACGCCCGCGTCGAGGTGGAGCACGCCACCGTGGCGGCGGACCTCAAAAACCTCCAATCGCGCCTGGAGGAGAGCTTCGAGGAGTCTCCCGAGGACCTGGCCAGGGAGTTTGCCGGCGAACCTCCGCTTTCTCCAGAGGAGCGGGACGAGGAGACAAAGGCCCTCGCCCGCCTGGAGGGGCGAATCCAGGAACTCGGCGAACTGAACCTGGCCGCCCGCTCCGAGTACGCCGAACTGGAGCAGCGCCACGGCTTTCTCAGCGCCCAGCGCAAGGATTTGGAAGACGCCGTGGCGTCCCTCAACGAGACCATACGGAAGATCAACCGCACCACCCGGGACCGTTTCATGGAGGCCTTCAACGCCGTCCAGGAACACTTCGGTCACCTCTTCCGCCAGGTCTTCGAGGGGGGGGAGGCCCGGCTGAGCCTCCTCGACGAGACCAATCCCCTGGATACGGGCGTGGAGATCTACGCCCAGCCGCCGGGGAAGAAGCTCCAGAGCCTCCAGCTCCTTTCCGGCGGAGAAAAGGCCATGGTGGCGCTGGCCCTCCTCTTCGGGCTCTTCTTGTACCGCCCCCAGCCCTTCTTCGTCCTGGACGAGGTGGACGCGCCCCTGGACGAGGCCAACATCACGCGCTTCAGCCGGCTTCTCACCCAGTTTCGGGGGCGGACCCAGTTCCTGGTCGTGAGCCACAACAAGCGCACCATGGAGCTGGCGGACGTCCTGTACGGCGTCACCATGGCCGAAGGCGGTGTGTCCAGGCTCGTCTCCGTCCGCCTGGGGGACGTGGAGCCCTACCTGGGTCCCCAGAACGGCGGCGGGCAGGGCGGGGTCCGGCCGTGAGCGGACGGGGGGCGGCGCCCGGAACGCGTCGGCTCCTCCCCGCCCTGGCGGCGATCCTGATCCTCCTCCCTGCCGGGGGCACATCCCCCAGCGCCGAAGGTCTCCGCGTGACCGGATCGGTCAGCCGGCCGAGGGTCCGCCTTGGTGAAAACGTGACCTTCACCCTCCGGGTCGAGGGGGGCGGTCCGCTCCTCGCCCAGCCGGTCCTCCCCGCCCTCGCGGGATTTCAAGTGGTGGGCACGTATCAGACGGTGGAAGCGGGTTCCTCGGGCAGGGCCTTGCTCTTTCACTACATGCTCAGCCCGCGAAACGCCGGCCGCCTCGCGGTTCCCGATTTGAACCTCCGTATTGGAGAGACGGTGGTGACGGTTCCGGGCTTTGCCGTGGAAGTGGAAACGGGCGGGGCGGCCCCGTCTCCGGCCAAGCCGCCCCCGTCTTCCTCGCGGCCGGCTCCGGCCGTGCTGGAGGACGTGCTCCTTTTCGGTTCCGTCTCCTCCTCCCGCGTCTACGTGGGGCAGCCCGTGGTCTACACCCTACACCTGCTGACCCGCCGTTCGGTGCGCGGGCTGGACATCACGCGGCCGGCGGCCTTCGACGGCTTCCAGAAGGTGGAGGACCCCCTCGCCTCCAAGGCGCGCGCGGTCCAGACCCGGCGCAACGGGCACCTCTACCTGGACGCGGTCGTGATGCGCGCCACGCTCTTTCCGTTGGAGCCCGGCCCGAAGGTCGTGGAGGATTTCGAAGCCGAACTTCGCCTGGATTCGGCTCCCGGCCGGGCGGTCCTGCGAGGGGGGGGCGTCCGCCTGGACGTGACGCCGCTCCCGGCGCCCCCGGCGGGTTTTCGGGGAGCCGTGGGACGGTTTACCTTGCGCGCCGTGGAGCCTCCTCCCCGGCAGGTGGAGGGCGGGCGCCCGGTCACGCTGGCCCTTCAGGTGGAGGGGGAGGGTTTTCTTCCCGAGGCCCCCCTCGACGTGGCGGCCTCGCCCTTCCTCCAGGCTTATCCGCCCACCGTACAGGATACGAGCGCCTTCGAACGGGGGATCCTGAAAACCCGCCGCACGTACCGGCTCGCCTTTCTGCCCCGGGCGGCGGGCGCCGTGGACCTTCCCCGGGCGAAACTGGTGGCCTTCGACCCAGGAAAACAGGCCTACTCGGTCCTGACGGAGGGGGGAGGTCGGGTCCTGG
This genomic window from Acidobacteriota bacterium contains:
- the smc gene encoding chromosome segregation protein SMC, whose product is MLRLKEIELAGFKSFADRTRVPIPEDLLVVVGPNGSGKSNVTDAILWALGEQSPKSLRGHKMQDVIFNGSHKRPPSGMAEVLMTFTDGDGGRLQVGRRLVRTGESAYLMDGRSVRLKDVHEFLQRHAVSTQGSFLVEQGRVEALLVASPEERRMIFEEVAGIAHYKENRRSALQKLDATQANLLRLNDILLEVEGQMASLKRQAAKADRFVRLSDERRARQRRLWGRLYGQLSGRRAALQRDGNLLQSERERREAAASALEAELEAARLSLHEHEVSLQAIVGALHERDLSRERAEQEIARRTDQILAARNRQRQISADREDLARRVSAGAKELERLSAEVDRLAAEEASALAAVAKAQEALEECRRAVETLERERETLRQKTFAQAQEHSRLSAVSSRLEEDLRKAAERERRLQREEESLREREAAAEASWTDLAARKEEAEAALSRCREEAEVRSKEAVGLESQVRLAQEALAAARKDLAVAESEVRVLEEHAAALRSSAHSLVSARLPGAGERGLARLLAPAPEGLLPALAAVLGDLLAGYVDAPWESLPDLIGALGTERAGQAVFFLPGAGGPHPPKAPKGTLGYLHEQEGLPEEVRRLIPRALLTRTAEAARQTASATGFPAVSLDGVLVHPDGWVRGGSGGTGASSLLEHEHRLRQAARAAKEASRAVVRAEEQEAAAVRAAEEGRIALEAARLAEKRAAEAQALLERDAMNLDGERRRLAASRDLLEGEVLQAREERESFEAQRKDLAARIEASDRARREADAALQASEERHARARAALEAAHEAVAESRARHSEVSQRHRSAQNARKHAEEAKAQLSATDGRLASEFSDLSERVSALEKAVTSGQQELRTLILALEGDRDRKRRSEEDHARLSEELSRIEERVREARESAAEVREEHARVEVEHATVAADLKNLQSRLEESFEESPEDLAREFAGEPPLSPEERDEETKALARLEGRIQELGELNLAARSEYAELEQRHGFLSAQRKDLEDAVASLNETIRKINRTTRDRFMEAFNAVQEHFGHLFRQVFEGGEARLSLLDETNPLDTGVEIYAQPPGKKLQSLQLLSGGEKAMVALALLFGLFLYRPQPFFVLDEVDAPLDEANITRFSRLLTQFRGRTQFLVVSHNKRTMELADVLYGVTMAEGGVSRLVSVRLGDVEPYLGPQNGGGQGGVRP